The following proteins are co-located in the Apium graveolens cultivar Ventura chromosome 5, ASM990537v1, whole genome shotgun sequence genome:
- the LOC141660073 gene encoding serpin-ZX-like encodes MTPLSKASQHLRKKQIDVSLTLAKRLMLNNVLSLLAAGSSGKTLEQLLTFLKAKSIDDLNTVYAHLVDAVFADASSSGGPVVFVANGVWLDESLTFNPSYQHAGFSSCRFQEQGQAEEVRNIVNLWVEKETGDLIKEILPPHSVQRSAKLILANALWVASFSRESRVTTRISCYSPRERVKVGELRIPKFKFEYAIEASKALESLGLVFPFDPCVGLSEMVSDPMPLFVSYIFHKSFIEIDEQGTEVAAATVGSYGLGCGRRYLNEIKTVDFVADHPFLFVIRENTTGIVQFMGHVLNPSIT; translated from the exons ATGACTCCCTTGAGCAAGGCCTCTCAACATTTGCGCAAGAAGCAAATTGATGTGTCGTTAACCCTAGCAAAGCGCCTTATGTTAAACAATG TTCTCAGCTTGCTTGCGGCTGGTTCTAGTGGTAAAACCCTAGAGCAACTTCTCACTTTTCTTAAAGCTAAAAGTATAGATGACCTTAATACTGTCTATGCGCATCTTGTTGATGCTGTTTTCGCTGATGCTTCCTCCTCTGGTGGTCCTGTTGTGTTCGTTGCCAATGGTGTTTGGCTTGACGAGTCCTTAACTTTCAACCCTTCTTACCAACATGCTGGCTTCTCATCGTGTCGATTTCAAGAACAAGGTCag GCTGAGGAGGTAAGAAATATAGTTAATTTGTGGGTTGAAAAGGAGACCGGCGACCTTATCAAAGAGATTCTTCCTCCGCATTCAGTTCAGAGATCGGCTAAGCTCATTTTAGCCAATGCCCT ATGGGTTGCCAGCTTTAGTAGAGAGAGCCGGGTCACAACCAGGATTTCTTGTTATTCTCCACGTGAGAGAGTCAAAGTTGGAGAGTTGAGGATTCCAAAATTTAAATTTGAGTATGCAATTGAAGCATCAAAAGCGTTAGAGAGTCTAGGGCTAGTCTTTCCCTTTGATCCATGTGTAGGTCTCAGTGAGATGGTGTCTGATCCTATGCCTCTCTTCGTCTCCTATATATTCCATAAATCATTTATCGAAATTGATGAACAGGGCACCGAAGTTGCTGCTGCAACTGTTGGTTCTTATGGTCTGGGATGTGGCCGGCGTTATCTGAATGAGATTAAGACGGTCGACTTTGTTGCAGACCATCCTTTTCTGTTCGTCATTAGAGAAAACACCACTGGCATTGTGCAGTTCATGGGACATGTGCTTAACCCTTCAATAACTTAA
- the LOC141660074 gene encoding uncharacterized protein LOC141660074 — MSVFLLPMDTCKELERSMCKFWWNTDAATGKSIHWMSWERMSNRKSEGGMGFRSVHEFNVALLGKQVWRLLVHPDKLVSRIFKARYYPTGSILSANLGSNPSYIWRSVLAAHHLVKQGVSCRVGSGTKQWDVDLVRDIFDDRDSNLILSIPLWDDNEDNWIAAALPVITGEYQSFGDWLQLVFEQCDNSSVIVSVMLCWMLWKNRNDLVWTQKCLTAMEVMQSALSVLNQWQFVQDKSFDNSLDFILPEEGQATWQAPSCNKIKINTDAVLFSNLNRYSHAQVVRDHNGELVEAMSKCSRGLVNPEAVEAMGIREALSWVKQKQQHDVIVETDCLVMVQWIRSSYAALSYLGRLIDECRQLLVDLQDKNVMLRFVKRFANNVAHYLVCYNSSLADRRWEKENVHSEFLSILCNDLK, encoded by the exons ATGAGTGTCTTTTTGCTTCCTATGGATACATGTAAGGAGCTGGAACGCTCTATGTGTAAATTTTGGTGGAACACAGATGCAGCAACAGGAAAATCTATTCATTGGATGTCATGGGAAAGAATGAGCAATAGAAAGAGTGAGGGAGGAATGGGATTTCGGAGTGTGCATGAATTTAATGTTGCATTGTTGGGTAAGCAGGTTTGGAGGTTATTGGTTCACCCGGATAAGCTTGTATCAAGAATTTTCAAGGCCAGATATTATCCAACGGGCTCGATATTATCAGCAAATCTTGGCAGCAATCCCAGTTACATTTGGAGGAGCGTATTAGCAGCTCATCATCTGGTGAAACAAGGAGTCTCATGTCGTGTAGGGAGTG GTACTAAACAATGGGATGTGGACCTCGTTCGAGATATCTTCGATGACAGAGACTCTAATCTTATTTTATCTATACCTTTGTGGGACGATAATGAAGACAACTG GATTGCAGCAGCTCTTCCCGTGATTACAGGCGAGTATCAATCTTTTGGTGACTGGCTTCAGCTGGTGTTTGAACAGTGTGACAATTCCTCAGTCATAGTTTCAGTTATGCTGTGTTGGATGTTGTGGAAGAATCGTAACGATCTAGTTTGGACTCAAAAATGTTTAACAGCTATGGAGGTCATGCAGTCAGCGTTGTCCGTTCTTAATCAATGGCAATTCGTCCAAGACAAATCTTTTGATAACTCTTTGGATTTTATTCTTCCTGAAGAAGGTCAAGCAACTTGGCAAGCTCCATCATGTAACAAGATTAAGATTAATACTGATGCGGTGCTCTTTAGTAATTTGAACAGGTATAGTCATGCTCAGGTCGTTCGTGATCATAATGGTGAGTTAGTTGAGGCAATGTCCAAATGCTCTCGGGGCTTAGTCAATCCAGAAGCAGTTGAAGCAATGGGAATTCGCGAAGCGTTGAGCTGGGTAAAACAAAAACAGCAGCATGATGTGATAGTGGAAACGGACTGCCTGGTGATGGTCCAATGGATTCGAAGTTCCTACGCTGCTTTATCCTATTTAGGTAGGCTAATTGACGAGTGTAGGCAACTTTTAGTGGATTTGCAGGATAAAAACGTGATGTTAAGATTTGTAAAACGATTTGCAAATAATGTAGCCCATTATCTAGTGTGTTATAACTCTTCTTTAGCTGATCGTAGGTGGGAAAAGGAAAATGTCCATTCAGAATTTCTTTCTATTTTGTGTAATGATTTGAAGTAA